The following are from one region of the Streptococcus sp. 1643 genome:
- a CDS encoding CopY/TcrY family copper transport repressor: MQISDAEWQVMKIIWMQGEQTSTDLIRVLAERFDWSKSTVQTLLARLVEKECLTRKKEGKSFVYSALLTLDQSRDLLVQDIKDKVCSRRIKNLLADLIAECDFTQVDLEDLEAVISEKKSSAVTEVKCNCM; this comes from the coding sequence ATGCAGATTTCAGATGCAGAATGGCAGGTTATGAAGATTATTTGGATGCAGGGGGAGCAGACCAGTACGGATTTGATCAGGGTTCTGGCAGAGCGGTTTGACTGGTCCAAGTCCACGGTTCAGACCCTTTTGGCTCGTTTGGTTGAGAAAGAGTGTTTGACTAGAAAAAAAGAGGGCAAGTCCTTTGTTTATTCAGCCCTTTTAACTCTAGACCAAAGCCGAGACTTGCTTGTCCAAGATATCAAGGACAAGGTTTGTTCTCGTAGGATTAAGAACTTGTTGGCTGATTTGATTGCTGAATGTGATTTTACTCAGGTTGACTTGGAAGACTTGGAAGCTGTGATTTCTGAGAAGAAATCAAGCGCTGTAACAGAAGTAAAATGTAATTGTATGTAA